The following DNA comes from Dehalococcoidales bacterium.
CAATGCCAGAAGCTCCGGGGAGATCTCCTGCGGCTGTAGAGAAGAAAGCCTTAATCTGGGAATATCAGTCTGCGCCAGGATACGCTCCAGCAAGCCCGTCAGTCCAACACCGTTATCGTCATACGAGCCAATATCGGTACCGGTCAGTACTACTTCCCGGTAGCCACCAGCCGACCGCCTTTTGATCTCAGCCAGGACATTTTCGGCAGGCAGGCTCTTTTCCCGACCCCTTACCAGAGGCACGATACAGTAGGAGCAGAATTTGTTACAGCCATCCTGAATCTTGATAAAGGCGCGCGTCCGCAAAGCAGGGGTGTGTTTATCCTCCGGATTCTCATCAACGGGGGCTGAAGCAGGCAAAGAAAAGGCTTCTTTCACCATGCCCGGCAAGTGAGTCTTATCATCATTGGCAATGACCAGATTTACGCCTTCAATCTGAGTAAGCTCACGGGACGCCCGCTGAGCATAACAGCCGGTAACCACCACCAGCGCTGCCGGGTTACGGCGATGAGCCGCCCGGAGCAGCTGACGCGACCTGGCATCAGCATTGCCGGTAACCGTACAGGTATTGAGCACATAGATATCAGCTTCATCCGCCGATGGTACCA
Coding sequences within:
- a CDS encoding radical SAM protein; the protein is MKIAIETLGCKLNLAETELLVRQFSAAGYELVPSADEADIYVLNTCTVTGNADARSRQLLRAAHRRNPAALVVVTGCYAQRASRELTQIEGVNLVIANDDKTHLPGMVKEAFSLPASAPVDENPEDKHTPALRTRAFIKIQDGCNKFCSYCIVPLVRGREKSLPAENVLAEIKRRSAGGYREVVLTGTDIGSYDDNGVGLTGLLERILAQTDIPRLRLSSLQPQEISPELLAL